One Yoonia sp. BS5-3 genomic window carries:
- a CDS encoding DMT family transporter: MAIYMIGFSWAYITLDAGLGALILFGVLQVVVFGWAVIERQNIPPMRWLGAGIALVGLCILLWPSGATPPPALGALSMTAAGISWAAYTLLGRTEPDALGATASNFLLCLPTVALVALPGIAAMPPLGGLITAIVAGAITSGLGYALWYRVLPQLPTTMAGIAQLSVPVIAVLAGVILLGETLNLRLIIAGALVLGGIAVSLRPAK; the protein is encoded by the coding sequence TTGGCCATCTATATGATCGGGTTTTCCTGGGCCTACATCACCTTAGATGCAGGGCTTGGTGCATTGATCCTTTTTGGCGTCTTGCAGGTCGTTGTCTTTGGCTGGGCGGTCATTGAGCGCCAAAATATCCCCCCGATGCGCTGGCTGGGCGCCGGTATTGCCTTGGTTGGGCTATGCATTTTGCTCTGGCCCAGCGGCGCAACGCCGCCCCCTGCTTTGGGTGCTCTTTCAATGACCGCGGCGGGCATCAGCTGGGCGGCATACACGCTGCTGGGGCGCACCGAGCCTGATGCGCTGGGCGCTACCGCAAGCAATTTTCTGTTATGCCTGCCAACCGTGGCGTTGGTGGCATTGCCCGGTATCGCGGCGATGCCGCCGCTTGGCGGGCTGATCACCGCCATTGTCGCTGGGGCCATAACCTCGGGCCTGGGATATGCGCTGTGGTATCGCGTTTTGCCGCAACTGCCCACAACCATGGCTGGGATCGCGCAGCTGAGCGTGCCCGTCATTGCCGTGCTGGCCGGTGTCATCCTGCTAGGTGAGACGCTGAACCTGCGATTGATCATTGCCGGGGCGCTTGTCTTGGGCGGCATTGCCGTATCGTTGCGTCCCGCAAAATAG
- a CDS encoding DUF3179 domain-containing (seleno)protein: MRRIFPNTLSLLFLLSLLAIPLRPSATVADTAPLPEYVIAEFGTPPAVPEGPLPRHLQDAVRVVFIDSLAQSAWGHDQQIALSEITESGDPRLAWVIADMMRFTWRAEFDTALANAGAALLQIEYQSIARWGELTDHLIAWDIPAYPGYLEAKRAIFTQFVPGWERIFIEGDIDWRMVSWGGVNIDNRPYDTTDDPCNCIPAADNPEVSSAADATWLKDDDIVFGIAVNGEYRAYPRRIMEVREMVNDTLGGRDLGIPYCTLCGAAQAYFTDQLPGGIDRPILRTSGLLIRSNKVMYDLNTYSVFDTFLGHAVTGPLADRGVQLEQATVITTDWGTWKAQYPQTTVLVEALALGRDFDFRNGRDADGPIFPVGNVDPRLPVHEDVIGVVTASGKPVAFPRATAFAALQQGVEIGYENVRLRLDAGGIRAVGTDGTDLGSHQAFWFAWSQFHPTTLLWTPS, from the coding sequence ATGAGACGCATTTTCCCCAACACTCTATCCCTATTGTTTTTGCTGTCCCTGCTCGCGATCCCATTGCGACCCTCGGCCACCGTTGCCGATACCGCCCCGCTGCCGGAATATGTGATCGCCGAATTCGGCACACCGCCCGCGGTGCCAGAGGGGCCCCTGCCCCGACATCTGCAGGATGCAGTGCGTGTCGTCTTCATCGATAGCCTTGCCCAGTCCGCTTGGGGACACGACCAACAGATCGCGCTGTCCGAGATCACCGAATCCGGCGATCCACGACTGGCATGGGTCATTGCGGATATGATGCGCTTTACCTGGCGGGCTGAATTTGACACGGCCCTTGCCAATGCGGGCGCTGCGCTTTTGCAGATTGAATATCAATCCATCGCCCGCTGGGGCGAGCTAACCGATCATCTGATCGCATGGGATATTCCGGCCTATCCGGGCTATCTGGAGGCAAAACGCGCCATCTTTACCCAGTTTGTACCAGGGTGGGAGCGTATCTTTATCGAAGGTGACATCGATTGGCGGATGGTGTCCTGGGGCGGCGTCAATATTGACAACCGGCCCTATGATACCACGGATGATCCCTGCAATTGCATTCCTGCGGCCGATAACCCTGAGGTGAGCAGCGCCGCCGATGCGACCTGGTTGAAAGACGATGATATCGTCTTTGGCATCGCAGTGAATGGCGAATATCGCGCCTATCCGCGCCGCATCATGGAAGTGCGCGAGATGGTCAATGACACGCTTGGCGGGCGCGATTTGGGTATTCCTTATTGCACCCTCTGCGGCGCCGCACAGGCCTATTTCACCGATCAGCTGCCTGGTGGGATCGACCGGCCGATCCTGCGCACATCGGGTCTTTTGATCCGTTCAAATAAGGTGATGTATGATCTGAATACATATTCTGTGTTCGATACATTCCTCGGCCATGCCGTGACCGGCCCGCTGGCTGATCGCGGGGTTCAGCTGGAACAGGCCACTGTCATCACCACCGATTGGGGCACCTGGAAGGCGCAATATCCGCAAACCACCGTGCTGGTCGAAGCGCTCGCACTTGGCCGCGATTTCGATTTCCGCAATGGCCGCGATGCGGATGGCCCGATCTTTCCGGTGGGCAATGTTGATCCGCGCCTGCCGGTCCATGAGGATGTGATCGGCGTTGTGACCGCCAGCGGCAAACCCGTCGCCTTTCCACGTGCCACCGCCTTTGCCGCGCTGCAACAAGGGGTCGAGATCGGATATGAAAACGTGCGGTTGCGTCTTGATGCAGGTGGGATCAGGGCTGTCGGCACAGATGGTACGGATCTAGGCAGTCACCAGGCCTTTTGGTTCGCATGGTCGCAATTTCACCCCACCACATTGCTTTGGACACCATCATGA
- the groL gene encoding chaperonin GroEL (60 kDa chaperone family; promotes refolding of misfolded polypeptides especially under stressful conditions; forms two stacked rings of heptamers to form a barrel-shaped 14mer; ends can be capped by GroES; misfolded proteins enter the barrel where they are refolded when GroES binds) translates to MAAKDVKFDTEARNRMLTGVNTLANAVKVTLGPKGRNVVLDKSFGAPRITKDGVSVAKEIELEDKFENMGAQMVKEVASRTNDEAGDGTTTATVLAQAIVREGMKSVAAGMNPMDLKRGIDLATTKVVEAIKAASRPVSDSDEVAQVGTISANGEAEIGKQIADAMQKVGNEGVITVEENKGLETETDVVEGMQFDRGYLSPYFVTNPDKMTTELEDAIILLHEKKLSSLQPMVPLLESVIQSGKPLLIIAEDVEGEALATLVVNKLRGGLKIAAVKAPGFGDRRKAMLQDIAILTGGQVISEDLGMKLENVTIDMLGSAKRVNITKDETTVVDGAGDKAEIEARVNQIRGQIEETSSDYDREKLQERVAKLAGGVAVIRVGGMSEVEVKERKDRVDDALNATRAAVQEGVVVGGGVALIQGGKALEGLEGANSDQNVGISIVKKAIEAPLRQIAENSGVDGSVVAGKIRESDDASFGFNAQTEEYGDLFSFGVIDPAKVVRTALQDAASVAGLLITTEAMVADKPAKEGAAAAGGGMPDMGGMGGMM, encoded by the coding sequence ATGGCTGCTAAAGACGTCAAATTCGACACAGAAGCACGCAATCGCATGCTGACAGGTGTCAACACCCTCGCCAACGCGGTGAAGGTTACTCTGGGCCCCAAGGGCCGCAACGTGGTTCTGGACAAATCGTTCGGCGCCCCACGCATCACCAAAGATGGTGTTTCTGTCGCCAAAGAGATCGAGCTGGAAGACAAGTTCGAAAACATGGGCGCGCAGATGGTCAAAGAAGTGGCCAGCCGCACCAACGACGAAGCCGGTGACGGTACAACAACAGCAACAGTTCTGGCCCAAGCGATTGTCCGCGAAGGCATGAAATCCGTTGCTGCTGGCATGAACCCAATGGACCTGAAGCGCGGCATCGATCTGGCGACAACAAAAGTTGTTGAAGCGATCAAAGCAGCGTCTCGTCCGGTTTCCGACAGCGACGAAGTGGCCCAGGTTGGGACAATTTCTGCCAATGGCGAAGCTGAAATCGGCAAGCAGATTGCTGACGCGATGCAGAAGGTTGGCAACGAAGGCGTCATCACCGTTGAGGAAAACAAAGGTCTGGAAACAGAAACCGATGTTGTTGAAGGCATGCAGTTCGACCGCGGTTACCTGTCCCCTTACTTTGTCACCAACCCTGACAAAATGACAACCGAGCTGGAAGATGCGATCATCTTGCTGCACGAAAAGAAACTGTCTTCGCTGCAGCCAATGGTTCCCCTGCTGGAATCTGTGATCCAGTCTGGCAAGCCCCTGCTGATCATCGCTGAAGATGTTGAGGGCGAAGCGCTGGCAACTCTGGTTGTCAACAAACTGCGCGGCGGTCTGAAAATCGCTGCTGTGAAAGCCCCTGGCTTCGGCGACCGCCGTAAAGCCATGCTGCAGGACATCGCGATCCTGACAGGTGGTCAGGTCATCTCAGAAGATCTGGGCATGAAGCTGGAAAATGTCACGATCGACATGCTGGGCTCTGCCAAGCGCGTTAACATCACCAAAGACGAAACAACTGTCGTCGACGGTGCAGGTGACAAGGCCGAGATCGAAGCACGGGTCAACCAGATCCGCGGCCAGATCGAAGAAACATCGTCCGATTACGACCGTGAAAAGCTGCAAGAGCGCGTTGCCAAACTGGCAGGCGGTGTTGCTGTGATCCGCGTTGGTGGCATGTCCGAAGTGGAAGTCAAAGAGCGTAAAGACCGCGTCGATGACGCCCTGAACGCGACACGCGCTGCTGTTCAAGAAGGCGTTGTTGTCGGCGGCGGTGTTGCACTGATCCAAGGCGGTAAGGCGCTGGAAGGTCTGGAAGGCGCAAACTCTGACCAGAACGTTGGTATCTCAATCGTTAAGAAAGCAATCGAAGCGCCTCTGCGTCAGATCGCTGAAAACTCTGGTGTTGACGGCTCTGTTGTTGCCGGCAAAATCCGTGAGAGCGATGATGCATCCTTCGGCTTTAACGCACAGACCGAAGAATATGGCGATCTGTTCAGCTTCGGCGTAATCGACCCTGCCAAAGTTGTCCGCACAGCGCTGCAAGACGCTGCTTCTGTTGCTGGTCTGTTGATCACAACCGAAGCCATGGTTGCAGACAAGCCAGCCAAAGAAGGCGCAGCAGCTGCCGGCGGCGGCATGCCCGACATGGGCGGCATGGGCGGCATGATGTAA
- a CDS encoding co-chaperone GroES, with the protein MAFTPLHDRVLVRRIESDEKTAGGLIIPDSAKEKPAEGEIVSCGEGARKDSGELIPMAVKAGDKVLFGKWSGTEVKIDGEDLLIMKESDILGTM; encoded by the coding sequence ATGGCATTTACACCACTTCACGACCGTGTACTGGTCCGTCGCATTGAAAGTGACGAAAAGACAGCGGGCGGTCTGATCATTCCTGACAGCGCCAAAGAAAAACCTGCCGAAGGCGAGATCGTATCTTGCGGCGAAGGTGCCCGCAAGGACAGCGGTGAGCTGATCCCGATGGCCGTCAAAGCTGGCGACAAAGTGCTGTTTGGCAAATGGTCCGGCACCGAAGTCAAGATCGACGGCGAAGATCTGTTGATCATGAAAGAAAGCGACATTCTGGGCACCATGTAA
- the ccoS gene encoding cbb3-type cytochrome oxidase assembly protein CcoS, with protein MNVLVFLIPVSLILGGLGLAAFLWTLRSNQYDDLDGDAWRILSDDDTPPPSR; from the coding sequence ATGAATGTGCTTGTTTTCTTGATCCCTGTGTCGCTCATCCTTGGCGGTCTTGGGCTGGCTGCGTTTCTGTGGACTTTGCGGTCAAACCAATATGATGATCTGGATGGGGATGCCTGGCGCATCCTGTCAGACGATGATACGCCGCCGCCTTCCCGCTGA
- a CDS encoding heavy metal translocating P-type ATPase, producing MSEAAACPACIGLPEAPLEKAAANGSAQIMLSLPGIHCVACINGVERALCAMDGVASARVNLSMKRVTVGTHQPVTPEAMIDTLELAGYEARLLDRSLLGNETDAYGRGLMTRLAVSGFANMNIMLLSVAVWSGAVGATMHMFHWITACIAIPALIYAAQPFFANGWRGLKVGKVNMDVPISLAILLASGISLYETLYGGAHSYFDAAVTLTFFLLIGRYLDHRSRKAAASAAAQLSALEAPRVMRLAGDTREMVDFAALAIGDLVQVLPGGRIPVDGTVTEGQSQLDRALLTGESRPATAQVGTKVTAGEVNMTGPLIIRADTVGADTTLRKMVTMVDEAEAVRNKYTAAADRAAAVYAPVVHLMAVAAFAGWMLYSGDFRLSLNIAVAVLIITCPCAMGLAVPAVSTTAAGRLFRAGLLVKDGTALERLAEVDTVVFDKTGTLTMPSAARETLDPQTQAVALALTQNATHPISQAIAASLDGVTAAKITDQQEHPGKGISAIYQGQDVRLGAGHWLGAGRGTYVQIGDNRPQKITLRAALREGAQALVHSWQELGLSVHLVSGDDPAETAAIAQQLGISSWQAEAQPKDKIAYIAKLADAGAHVLMVGDGLNDTGALAAAHASVSPASAADASRAASDIVLLNDSLTPLIELPAVARAAKARIVENFTISTIYNVIAVPVALAGFATPLIASIAMSASSITVLLNALRLRGRL from the coding sequence ATGAGCGAAGCCGCCGCCTGCCCGGCCTGTATCGGCCTGCCCGAAGCCCCGCTGGAAAAAGCGGCGGCGAACGGGTCCGCGCAGATCATGCTCTCCTTGCCGGGCATTCATTGCGTCGCCTGTATCAACGGGGTCGAGCGGGCGCTCTGCGCGATGGACGGCGTGGCGAGTGCCCGCGTGAACCTGTCGATGAAACGGGTGACCGTGGGCACCCATCAGCCCGTCACACCAGAGGCGATGATCGACACCTTAGAGCTGGCCGGCTACGAAGCGCGATTGCTGGATCGCAGCCTTTTGGGCAATGAGACCGATGCTTATGGGCGGGGACTGATGACCCGTCTGGCGGTGTCCGGCTTTGCCAATATGAACATCATGTTGCTATCCGTCGCGGTCTGGTCTGGCGCGGTTGGCGCCACGATGCATATGTTCCACTGGATCACCGCCTGCATCGCAATCCCGGCGCTGATCTATGCGGCGCAGCCCTTTTTCGCAAATGGCTGGCGCGGATTGAAAGTGGGCAAGGTCAATATGGATGTGCCGATCTCACTGGCGATTCTGCTGGCCTCAGGGATTTCGCTTTATGAGACCCTTTATGGCGGTGCGCATTCCTATTTTGATGCCGCCGTCACACTGACTTTCTTTTTGCTGATCGGGCGTTATCTGGATCATCGCAGCCGCAAGGCCGCCGCGTCCGCCGCCGCGCAACTTTCGGCCCTTGAAGCGCCGCGTGTCATGCGCCTTGCCGGCGATACAAGGGAAATGGTGGATTTTGCCGCGCTGGCGATCGGCGATCTGGTGCAGGTCTTGCCCGGCGGACGTATCCCTGTCGACGGCACGGTGACCGAAGGGCAAAGCCAGCTGGACCGCGCATTGCTGACCGGCGAAAGCCGCCCTGCTACCGCGCAGGTTGGCACAAAAGTCACCGCAGGAGAGGTCAATATGACCGGCCCACTGATCATCCGCGCGGACACGGTCGGCGCAGACACAACGTTGCGCAAAATGGTCACCATGGTGGACGAGGCCGAGGCCGTCCGCAACAAATACACCGCAGCTGCCGACCGGGCCGCTGCGGTCTATGCCCCGGTTGTGCATCTGATGGCCGTCGCGGCTTTTGCCGGATGGATGCTTTATTCCGGCGACTTCCGTCTGTCGCTCAACATCGCTGTAGCAGTGCTGATTATCACCTGTCCCTGCGCCATGGGCCTTGCCGTGCCTGCGGTATCGACCACGGCGGCGGGACGCCTGTTTCGGGCCGGGCTGTTGGTGAAGGACGGCACCGCGCTTGAACGTCTGGCCGAGGTAGACACGGTTGTTTTTGACAAAACAGGCACATTGACCATGCCCAGCGCTGCCCGCGAAACGCTTGATCCGCAGACCCAAGCCGTCGCCCTTGCGCTGACCCAAAACGCGACCCATCCGATATCACAGGCCATTGCCGCATCGTTGGACGGTGTGACAGCCGCGAAAATTACCGACCAGCAGGAACATCCCGGCAAGGGGATCAGCGCGATCTATCAAGGCCAAGATGTGCGGCTGGGCGCGGGCCATTGGTTGGGCGCGGGGCGCGGTACCTATGTTCAGATCGGCGACAATCGCCCGCAAAAGATCACCTTGCGCGCGGCACTGCGCGAGGGTGCCCAAGCATTGGTGCACAGCTGGCAGGAGCTGGGGTTGTCCGTGCATTTGGTGTCGGGCGATGACCCTGCCGAGACCGCCGCGATTGCCCAGCAACTGGGCATTTCATCATGGCAGGCAGAGGCCCAACCCAAAGACAAGATCGCCTATATTGCCAAGCTGGCCGATGCAGGTGCGCATGTTCTTATGGTCGGGGACGGGCTGAATGATACCGGGGCTTTGGCGGCGGCGCATGCCTCGGTCTCACCTGCGAGCGCGGCAGATGCGTCGCGTGCCGCCTCGGATATCGTGCTGCTGAATGACAGCCTGACCCCATTGATTGAGCTGCCCGCCGTCGCCCGTGCGGCCAAGGCCCGCATTGTCGAAAATTTTACCATATCGACAATATATAACGTGATCGCCGTGCCCGTTGCACTGGCGGGATTTGCCACACCGCTGATCGCCTCAATTGCGATGTCGGCCTCTTCCATCACTGTTCTTTTGAACGCTTTGCGGCTAAGAGGGCGGCTATGA
- a CDS encoding FixH family protein, with amino-acid sequence MTREFTGWHMLALMVGGFGIILAVNLTLAFNAIATFPGVETRNSYVVSQQFEADRAAQNALRWDVSATITGGVLRVTIQDAAGTPVEAEVTRAVLGRATNTGEDSTPAFTWDGRALTAPVTAQDGYWNLRLELIAPDGTKFRRRFPITAQ; translated from the coding sequence ATGACCCGTGAATTCACTGGATGGCATATGCTGGCCCTGATGGTCGGCGGATTTGGCATCATCCTGGCCGTCAATCTGACGCTGGCCTTTAATGCAATCGCGACTTTTCCGGGGGTCGAGACCCGCAATTCCTATGTGGTCAGCCAACAATTTGAGGCCGACCGCGCCGCGCAAAACGCGCTGCGCTGGGATGTCTCGGCCACAATCACTGGCGGTGTCCTGCGCGTTACCATCCAAGACGCTGCAGGCACGCCGGTCGAGGCCGAAGTCACCCGGGCCGTCCTGGGCCGTGCCACAAATACGGGCGAAGACAGCACACCTGCCTTCACTTGGGATGGCCGCGCATTGACCGCGCCTGTCACTGCCCAAGACGGGTATTGGAACCTGCGGCTGGAATTGATTGCCCCTGACGGGACCAAGTTCCGCCGCCGCTTTCCGATCACCGCCCAATGA
- the ccoG gene encoding cytochrome c oxidase accessory protein CcoG, with amino-acid sequence MSSAENQPLYAAREPIFPRKVKGFYRNLKWWVMGVTLGIYYLTPWIRWDRGPNLPDQAVLVDMAHRRFYFFWIEIWPHEFYFVAGLLIMAGLGLFLFTSALGRVWCGYTCPQTVWTDLFILVERWIEGDRNARVRLWNANWSARKIRLRLIKWAVWLLIALATGGAWVFYFADAPRLAHDLITLQAPPIAWATIGILTATTFVFGGFMREQVCNYMCPWPRIQAAMMDPETLTVAYRDWRGEPRGKKHDNTTGDCIDCMACVNVCPAGIDIRDGQQMECITCALCIDACDDVMAKIGKPRGLIDYLALSDQEEEAKGKPAKKLWQHVFRFRTVLYTSLWAAIGVGLVFALFIRAEIEMTVSPIRNPTFVTLSDGTIRNIYDIRLLNKHGEDRMFHLSLSADDTLRIDLEGTGQRGIMVPANETYLQRVYVSARPNDPAASRDRVDLRFWVEDLVSGERAHKDTIFNGRAQQ; translated from the coding sequence ATGTCCTCAGCCGAGAACCAGCCACTTTACGCCGCGCGAGAGCCGATTTTTCCGCGTAAAGTCAAAGGCTTCTACCGGAACCTGAAATGGTGGGTGATGGGCGTGACCTTGGGCATCTATTATCTGACGCCATGGATTCGCTGGGACCGCGGCCCGAACCTGCCCGATCAGGCCGTGCTCGTGGATATGGCGCATCGGCGGTTCTATTTCTTCTGGATCGAAATCTGGCCCCACGAATTCTACTTCGTCGCCGGACTACTCATAATGGCCGGCCTCGGCCTGTTTTTGTTTACCTCAGCGCTTGGCCGTGTGTGGTGCGGATATACCTGCCCGCAGACCGTTTGGACGGATCTTTTCATTCTGGTTGAACGCTGGATCGAAGGGGACCGAAACGCGCGGGTACGACTTTGGAATGCAAACTGGTCTGCCCGTAAGATACGGTTAAGGTTGATAAAATGGGCAGTATGGCTGTTGATCGCATTGGCCACTGGTGGGGCGTGGGTTTTCTATTTCGCCGATGCGCCGCGCCTTGCGCATGACCTGATCACCTTGCAAGCCCCTCCTATCGCCTGGGCCACAATTGGCATTCTGACGGCAACCACCTTTGTCTTTGGTGGCTTCATGCGCGAACAGGTCTGCAACTACATGTGCCCGTGGCCGCGTATTCAGGCAGCGATGATGGATCCTGAAACCCTGACCGTCGCCTACCGCGATTGGCGGGGTGAGCCACGCGGCAAGAAGCATGACAACACCACCGGCGACTGCATCGATTGCATGGCCTGCGTAAATGTTTGCCCTGCGGGCATCGACATCCGCGATGGGCAACAGATGGAATGCATCACCTGCGCGCTTTGCATCGACGCCTGCGATGATGTCATGGCAAAAATCGGCAAACCCCGGGGGCTGATCGATTATCTGGCCCTGTCGGATCAGGAAGAAGAGGCAAAGGGCAAACCGGCCAAAAAGCTCTGGCAGCATGTTTTCCGTTTCAGAACGGTACTTTACACATCTCTGTGGGCCGCCATCGGGGTCGGGCTTGTCTTTGCATTGTTCATCCGGGCCGAGATCGAGATGACCGTCTCCCCGATCCGTAACCCGACCTTTGTGACGCTCAGCGATGGAACGATACGCAATATCTATGACATTCGCCTGCTCAATAAACATGGGGAGGACCGGATGTTTCATCTGTCGCTCAGCGCTGATGACACCCTGCGCATCGATCTGGAAGGCACGGGCCAGCGCGGCATCATGGTCCCGGCCAATGAAACCTATCTGCAACGCGTCTATGTCTCGGCCCGCCCAAATGATCCGGCAGCCAGCCGCGACCGGGTTGATCTGCGGTTCTGGGTCGAGGATCTCGTTTCGGGCGAGCGGGCGCATAAAGACACGATTTTCAATGGGAGAGCCCAACAATGA
- a CDS encoding EAL domain-containing protein, with protein MYQGSVQVSPADRQLIAALMQPVALSDRFGRILVQNDAFTQIQTDTLHDPLRRNVADFLDAATQPGFAAFQEQIAADTVDPALRFESTVSLAGTVYALVLSPFHAESKSGLILCQLVPLTRAADARLDYLLEHFDQGIWEHDLRTGSFCVSKVWRSMRGLSDDAPILGYEDDWLNDVHPDDRDELRDAVDRQAGGDMDTIHIQYRQRHADGHWMWILCRSKIVEMTTDRRPLRIVGTDTDISEMHRRESDMRQLTNKFKMAIDVSRIGIWEYDPATNSVHWDDRLLEIYGREGEDNIRSGDSWETYIHPDDQSRAIALAEESLRNRTEFIADFRITRPDGEIRYVRSLSRFTEDQIQQDKLIGVNIDITDEYRRNLELEQARAKLEYDSNHDALTGLANRRLLDERTKTRFSNLGPADRYAVLHIDLDHFKQINDTFGHPAGDAVLIHVATELRSIIGTHGLAARTGGDEFVVFFEHAPKDVLLQGICKAIIATLRQPFIYDGQHCVLGASIGCAIGQGAPKHSNDVFVQADAALYAAKQAGRGCYCFFDSMTPIGTSAEYGARQALIDALSHDELCCYFQPQYAARGGQMVGVEALVRWECPDRGLLLPHMFMPQAESAGLTDRIDAYVFEQVIALQSQWFTQGIEYPPVAINVSRQRFESDELLDHVRARLKPHHAIVFELLETAFLDNLSDDQLDRITALRALGIGIDLDDFGSGHSSIAALQAVRPDRIKVDQSLVAPLTFRSDQLKTLQLLSQIARLEGVGIVVEGLDASDHLTAINTLDCDVLQGFALKRPMPLDAFEALLRD; from the coding sequence TTGTATCAGGGGAGTGTTCAGGTCTCACCAGCTGACCGCCAGCTGATCGCCGCGCTGATGCAGCCCGTCGCCCTGTCGGACCGTTTCGGCCGCATCCTGGTGCAGAACGATGCGTTCACCCAAATCCAGACCGATACGTTACATGATCCGCTCAGGCGCAATGTCGCAGATTTTCTGGATGCGGCGACACAGCCAGGTTTTGCAGCCTTCCAAGAACAAATCGCTGCTGACACAGTGGACCCCGCATTGCGATTTGAAAGCACGGTTTCACTGGCCGGGACGGTCTATGCGCTGGTGCTGTCGCCCTTTCATGCCGAGAGCAAATCGGGCTTGATCCTGTGCCAGCTCGTGCCGCTGACGCGCGCAGCTGACGCCCGGCTTGACTATTTGTTAGAGCATTTTGATCAAGGCATCTGGGAGCATGACCTGCGCACGGGCAGCTTTTGCGTCTCAAAGGTTTGGCGCAGTATGCGCGGTCTTTCGGACGACGCGCCTATTTTGGGATATGAAGATGACTGGCTGAATGATGTGCATCCCGATGACCGGGATGAACTGCGCGATGCGGTCGACCGTCAGGCCGGTGGCGATATGGATACGATCCATATCCAATATCGCCAGCGTCATGCCGATGGGCACTGGATGTGGATCCTTTGCCGTTCAAAAATTGTGGAGATGACAACCGACCGTCGGCCGCTGCGCATTGTGGGCACTGATACGGATATTTCCGAGATGCACCGCCGGGAAAGTGATATGCGCCAACTGACAAATAAATTCAAAATGGCCATCGATGTGTCGCGCATTGGTATCTGGGAATATGATCCTGCAACGAACAGTGTGCATTGGGATGACCGCCTGCTTGAGATTTACGGTAGGGAAGGCGAGGACAATATCAGGTCCGGCGATTCCTGGGAGACATATATTCACCCTGACGATCAATCCCGGGCAATTGCCCTTGCTGAGGAAAGCCTGCGTAACCGCACGGAATTTATCGCTGATTTTCGTATCACGCGTCCAGATGGTGAAATCCGCTATGTGCGTAGCCTGTCCCGCTTTACGGAAGACCAAATTCAGCAAGACAAGCTCATCGGCGTGAATATCGACATCACGGATGAGTACCGGCGCAATCTGGAACTAGAGCAGGCCCGCGCAAAGCTGGAATATGATTCCAATCATGATGCGCTGACCGGGCTTGCCAATCGCCGATTGCTTGATGAGCGCACGAAGACCCGGTTTTCCAATCTTGGCCCGGCGGATCGCTATGCCGTTTTGCATATCGATCTGGACCATTTCAAACAGATCAACGACACGTTCGGCCATCCCGCCGGAGACGCGGTGCTGATCCATGTTGCGACCGAATTGCGGTCGATCATTGGGACCCATGGCCTGGCAGCCCGCACGGGCGGCGACGAATTTGTCGTGTTCTTTGAGCACGCGCCCAAAGATGTGCTGCTGCAGGGGATCTGCAAAGCGATCATCGCAACGCTTCGCCAGCCATTTATCTATGATGGCCAACACTGCGTGTTGGGGGCAAGCATCGGATGTGCCATCGGGCAGGGGGCCCCCAAGCACTCTAATGACGTCTTTGTTCAGGCGGATGCCGCGCTTTATGCCGCAAAGCAGGCCGGGCGCGGATGCTATTGCTTCTTTGACTCCATGACGCCGATTGGCACCAGCGCCGAATATGGTGCCCGTCAGGCCCTGATCGATGCGTTGTCCCATGACGAATTATGCTGCTATTTCCAGCCCCAATATGCCGCCCGCGGCGGCCAGATGGTTGGGGTTGAGGCGCTTGTTCGCTGGGAATGCCCAGATCGTGGACTGTTGCTTCCGCATATGTTTATGCCGCAGGCCGAAAGCGCGGGTCTGACCGACCGGATTGATGCCTATGTTTTTGAACAAGTCATTGCCCTGCAATCGCAATGGTTTACCCAAGGCATTGAATATCCCCCTGTTGCGATCAACGTTTCGCGCCAACGGTTCGAATCAGATGAGCTGCTGGATCATGTGCGCGCCCGGCTAAAACCGCATCACGCCATCGTCTTTGAGCTGCTTGAGACCGCTTTTTTGGATAATCTTTCGGATGATCAACTGGATCGGATCACTGCTTTGCGTGCCCTGGGCATCGGTATTGACCTGGATGATTTTGGGTCCGGCCATTCTTCGATTGCCGCTTTGCAGGCCGTCCGGCCGGACCGTATCAAGGTTGACCAAAGCCTTGTTGCCCCGCTGACATTTCGGTCTGATCAGTTGAAGACCTTGCAATTGCTGTCGCAGATTGCCCGCCTAGAGGGCGTGGGCATTGTTGTTGAAGGTCTGGATGCTTCTGATCATTTGACCGCCATCAACACGCTGGATTGCGATGTTTTGCAGGGCTTTGCCTTGAAACGCCCCATGCCCCTTGATGCGTTTGAGGCGTTGTTGCGCGATTGA